A single Apodemus sylvaticus chromosome 20, mApoSyl1.1, whole genome shotgun sequence DNA region contains:
- the Pan2 gene encoding PAN2-PAN3 deadenylation complex catalytic subunit PAN2 isoform X5 produces MNFEGLDPGLAEFSPAMHSTLDPVLDAHLNPSLLQNVELDPEGVALEALPVQESVHIMEGVYSELHSVVAEVGVPVSVSHFDLHEEMLWVGSHGGHATSFFGPALERYSSFQVNGSDDIRQIQSLENGILFLTKNNLKYVARGGLIIFDYLLDESEDLHSLLLTDNNTLLVGGLQNHILELDLNTVQETQKYAVETPGVTIMRQTNRFFFCGHTSGKVSLRDLRSFKVEHEFDAFSGSLSDFDVHGNLLAACGFSSRLTGLACDRFLKVYDLRMMRAITPLQVHVDPAFLRFIPTYTSRLAIISQSGQCQFCEPTGLANPADIFHVNPVGPLLMTFDVSASKQALAFGDSEGCVHLWTDSPEPSFNPYSRETEFALPCLVDSLPPLDWSQDLLPLSLIPVPLTTDTLLSDWPAANSAPAPRRAPPVDAEILRTMKKVGFIGYAPNPRTRLRNQIPYRLKESDHEFDNLSQVTESPTGREEEPLHTVSKKYRKVTIKYSKLGLEDFDFKHYNKTLFAGLEPHIPNAYCNCMIQVLYFLEPVRCLIQNHLCQKEFCLACELGFLFHMLDLSRGDPCQGSNFLRAFRTIPEASALGLILADSDEASGKGSLARLIQRWNRFILTQLHQDMQELEVPQAYRGAGGSFCSSGDSIIGQLFSCEMENCSLCRCGSETVRASSTLLFTLSYPEDKTGKNYEFAQVLKRSICLEQNTQAWCDNCEKYQPTIQTRNIRHLPDILVINCEVNSSKEADFWRLQAEVAFKIAVKKIGGEMKSKEFALADRKELRSSEGFLCCSSIEELKNVWLPFSIRMKMTKNKGLDVCNWTDEHEVQWGPARAEEEHGVYVYDLMATVVHILDSRTGGSLVAHIKVGETYHQRKEGVTHQQWYLFNDFLIEPIDKYEAVQFDMNWKVPAILYYVKRNLNSRYNLNIKNPIEASVLLAEASLARKQRKTHTTFIPLMLNEMPQVGDLVGLDAEFVTLNEEEAELRSDGTKSTIKPSQMSVARITCVRGQGPNEGIPFIDDYISTQEQVVDYLTQYSGIKPGDLDAKISSKHLTTLKSTYLKLRFLIDIGVKFVGHGLQKDFRVINLMVPKDQVLDTVYLFHMPRKRMISLRFLAWYFLDLKIQGETHDSIEDARTALQLYRKYLELSKNGTEPESFHKVLKGLYEKGRKMDWRVPEPESQTSPKRSALVPSLFTLVSVILSPDRCSCLLLSAGTVSCPPFQCSVPRTERWLLKSALPCPLPDLDLLRVYRRCY; encoded by the exons ATGAACTTTGAGGGTCTGGATCCTGGACTGGCCGAATTTTCCCCAGCTATGCATTCTACCCTGGACCCAGTCCTGGATGCCCACCTGAATCCAAGTTTGCTACAGAATGTGGAGCTGGACCCAGAGGGAGTGGCCTTGGAGGCTCTTCCCGTCCAGGAGTCAGTGCACATAATGGAAGGTGTCTACTCTGAGTTGCACAGCGTGGTGGCTGAAGTGGGagtgcctgtgtctgtctcccactTTGATTTACATGAGGAGATGCTGTGGGTGGGGAGCCATGGG GGCCACGCCACGTCCTTCTTCGGTCCAGCTCTGGAGCGCTACTCATCCTTTCAGGTCAACGGCAGTGATGACATTCGGCAGATCCAGAGCCTGGAGAACGGTATCCTTTTCCTCACCAAGAACAACCTCAAGTACGTGGCCCGAGGGGGCCTCATTATATTTGACTACTT GCTGGATGAGAGCGAGGATCTGCACAGTCTCCTCCTGACGGACAACAACACACTGCTTGTTGGCGGGCTGCAGAACCACATTCTGGAGCTCGACTTGAATACTGTCCAGGAGACTCAAAAG TATGCAGTTGAGACCCCTGGAGTCACCATCATGAGACAGACAAATCGCTTCTTCTTCTGCGGCCACACGTCTGGCAAG GTTTCCCTGCGAGACCTCCGTAGTTTTAAAGTGGAGCATGAATTTGATGCCTTCTCAGGGAGTCTGTCAGATTTTGATGTTCATGGCAATCTGCTAGCTGCCTGTGGCTTCTCCAGCCGCCTCACCGGCCTGGCCTGTGACCGTTTCCTCAAGGTGTACGACCTGCGCATGATGCGTGCCATCACGCCGCTTCAAGTGCACGTGGATCCAGCCTTCTTGCGATTCATCCCCACGTACACTTCCCGCCTTGCTATCATCTCCCAGTCAG GTCAATGCCAGTTTTGTGAACCCACAGGCCTGGCCAACCCCGCTGACATCTTCCATGTGAATCCCGTGGGACCTTTGCTAATGACGTTTGATGTGTCAGCCAGCAAGCAGGCCCTGGCCTTTGGGGATTCCGAGGGCTGTGTGCATCTCTGGACTGATTCCCCTGAGCCGTCCTTCAACCCCTACTCCCGAGAGACTGAATTTGCTCTGCCCTGTCTTGTGGACTCTTTGCCTCCTCTGGACTGGAGTCAGGATCTGTTGCCGCTTTCCCTCATTCCCGTCCCACTTACCACGGACACGTTGCTCTCTGACTGGCCTGCTGCCAACTCTGCTCCTGCTCCCAG GCGAGCACCACCTGTGGATGCAGAAATTCTTCGAACTATGAAGAAAGTGGGCTTCATTGGCTATGCTCCCAACCCTCGCACCAGGCTGCGGAACCAG ATTCCCTATCGACTAAAGGAGTCAGACCATGAATTTGACAACTTGAGCCAAGTCACGGAGTCACCGACAGGACGAGAAGAGGAGCCTCTCCACACAGTCTCTAAGAAGTACCGGAAG GTAACCATCAAATATTCCAAGCTAGGACTGGAAGACTTTGACTTCAAGCACTACAACAAGACTCTGTTTGCTGGGCTAGAGCCTCACATCCCCAACGCCTACTGTAACTGCATGATCCAG gTGCTCTACTTCTTGGAGCCTGTTCGCTGTCTGATCCAGAACCACCTTTGCCAGAAGGAGTTCTGCCTGGCATGCGAGCTTGGCTTCCTCTTCCACATGCTAGACCTCTCTCGTGGCGATCCTTGTCAG GGCAGTAATTTCCTCCGAGCTTTCCGGACCATCCCCGAGGCCTCAGCACTGGGTCTCATCCTCGCTGACTCAGACGAGGCTTCAGGCAAAGGCAGTCTGGCCAGGCTCATCCAGAGGTGGAACCGCTTCATCCTCACCCAGCTGCACCAGGACATGCAGGAGCTGGAAGTGCCCCAGGCTTACCGAGGTGCTGGAGGCAG TTTCTGCTCATCAGGGGACTCCATCATCGGGCAGCTGTTCAGCTGTGAGATGGAGAACTGCAGCCTCTGCCGCTGCGGCAGCGAGACCGTGCGGGCCTCGTCCACCCTGCTGTTCACGCTCTCCTACCCTGAGG ATAAAACCGGGAAGAACTATGAGTTTGCTCAGGTGCTGAAGCGAAGTATCTGCCTGGAGCAGAACACACAGGCCTGGTGTGACAACTGCGAGAAGTACCAGCCCACA ATTCAGACCCGCAACATCCGACATCTGCCCGATATTCTTGTCATTAATTGTGAAGTGAATAGTTCAAAAGAGGCTGATTTCTGGAGACTGCAAGCTGAG GTTGCCTTCAAAATAGCAGTGAAGAAGATTGGCGGGGAAATGAAGAGCAAGGAGTTTGCTTTAGCTGACCG GAAGGAACTGAGGAGCTCAGAGGGCTTTCTCTGTTGCTCCTCCATCGAGGAGCTGAAGAATGTCTGGCTTCCATTTTCCATCCGCATGAAGATGACCAAGAACAAAGGGCTGGATGTTTGCAACTGGACCGATGAGCATGAGGTGCAG TGGGGTCCAGCCAGGGCAGAGGAAGAGCATGGTGTCTATGTATATGACCTGATGGCTACTGTGGTACACATCCTGGACTCACGAACAGGAGGCAGCTTGGTGGCTCACATCAAAGTCGGCGAGACCTACCACCAGCGCAAGGAG GGTGTGACGCACCAGCAGTGGTATCTCTTCAATGACTTCCTTATTGAACCTATTGATAAG TATGAAGCCGTGCAGTTTGACATGAATTGGAAAGTACCCGCTATCCTGTATTATGTCAAAAGGAATCTCAATTCCAGATACAACCTGAACA TCAAGAACCCCATCGAGGCTAGCGTGCTGCTGGCAGAGGCCTCGCTGGCACGGAAGCAACGGAAAACACATACTACCTTCATTCCACTGATGCTGAATGAGATGCCGCAGGTGGGGGACCTGGTAGGCCTGGACGCTGAGTTTGTCACTCTTAATGAG GAAGAAGCAGAGTTACGCAGTGACGGCACCAAGTCCACCATTAAGCCCAGCCAGATGTCGGTTGCCAGGATCACCTGTGTTCGGGGCCAAGGGCCTAACGAGGGGATCCCCTTCATTGATGACTACATCTCCACGCAGGAGCAG GTAGTGGATTACTTGACGCAGTACTCCGGGATAAAGCCAGGGGACCTTGATGCCAAAATCTCCTCAAAGCACCTCACGACTCTCAAGTCGACCTACTTAAAGCTTCGCTTCCTCATCGACATTGGAGTCAAGTTTGTGGGTCACGGTCTGCAGAAGGACTTCCGGGTCATCAATCTCATG GTGCCCAAGGACCAAGTTCTTGATACAGTCTACCTGTTCCACATGCCCCGAAAACGAATGATTTCCCTACGATTCCTTGCTTGGTACTTTCTGG ACCTGAAGATTCAAGGTGAGACTCACGACAGCATTGAGGATGCCCGCACGGCCCTTCAGCTCTACCGCAAATATCTGGAGCTAAGCAAGAACGGCACTGAGCCCGAGTCCTTCCACAAGGTGCTCAAGGGTCTCTACGAGAAGGGCCGCAAGATGGACTGGAGGGTGCCTGAGCCCGAAAGCCAGACAAGTCCCAAGA GGAGTGCCCTGGTGCCTTCTCTGTTCACCCTGGTCTCCGTAATTCTGTCTCCTGACAGATGCAGCTGTCTTCTCCTCAGTGCTGGCACTGTGAGCTGCCCTCCCTTTCAGTGCTCTGTCCCCAGAACTGAGAGGTGGCTTCTCAAGTCGGCTTTACCCTGTCCACTTCCAGACCTGGATCTGCTCAGGGTCTACAGACGGTGCTATTAA
- the Pan2 gene encoding PAN2-PAN3 deadenylation complex catalytic subunit PAN2 isoform X8: MNFEGLDPGLAEFSPAMHSTLDPVLDAHLNPSLLQNVELDPEGVALEALPVQESVHIMEGVYSELHSVVAEVGVPVSVSHFDLHEEMLWVGSHGGHATSFFGPALERYSSFQVNGSDDIRQIQSLENGILFLTKNNLKYVARGGLIIFDYLLDESEDLHSLLLTDNNTLLVGGLQNHILELDLNTVQETQKYAVETPGVTIMRQTNRFFFCGHTSGKVSLRDLRSFKVEHEFDAFSGSLSDFDVHGNLLAACGFSSRLTGLACDRFLKVYDLRMMRAITPLQVHVDPAFLRFIPTYTSRLAIISQSGQCQFCEPTGLANPADIFHVNPVGPLLMTFDVSASKQALAFGDSEGCVHLWTDSPEPSFNPYSRETEFALPCLVDSLPPLDWSQDLLPLSLIPVPLTTDTLLSDWPAANSAPAPRRAPPVDAEILRTMKKVGFIGYAPNPRTRLRNQIPYRLKESDHEFDNLSQVTESPTGREEEPLHTVSKKYRKVTIKYSKLGLEDFDFKHYNKTLFAGLEPHIPNAYCNCMIQVLYFLEPVRCLIQNHLCQKEFCLACELGFLFHMLDLSRGDPCQGSNFLRAFRTIPEASALGLILADSDEASGKGSLARLIQRWNRFILTQLHQDMQELEVPQAYRGAGGSSFCSSGDSIIGQLFSCEMENCSLCRCGSETVRASSTLLFTLSYPEDKTGKNYEFAQVLKRSICLEQNTQAWCDNCEKYQPTIQTRNIRHLPDILVINCEVNSSKEADFWRLQAEVAFKIAVKKIGGEMKSKEFALADRKELRSSEGFLCCSSIEELKNVWLPFSIRMKMTKNKGLDVCNWTDEHEVQWGPARAEEEHGVYVYDLMATVVHILDSRTGGSLVAHIKVGETYHQRKEGVTHQQWYLFNDFLIEPIDKYEAVQFDMNWKVPAILYYVKRNLNSRYNLNIKNPIEASVLLAEASLARKQRKTHTTFIPLMLNEMPQVGDLVGLDAEFVTLNEEEAELRSDGTKSTIKPSQMSVARITCVRGQGPNEGIPFIDDYISTQEQVVDYLTQYSGIKPGDLDAKISSKHLTTLKSTYLKLRFLIDIGVKFVGHGLQKDFRVINLMVPKDQVLDTVYLFHMPRKRMISLRFLAWYFLDLKIQGETHDSIEDARTALQLYRKYLELSKNGTEPESFHKVLKGLYEKGRKMDWRVPEPESQTSPKNAAVFSSVLAL; encoded by the exons ATGAACTTTGAGGGTCTGGATCCTGGACTGGCCGAATTTTCCCCAGCTATGCATTCTACCCTGGACCCAGTCCTGGATGCCCACCTGAATCCAAGTTTGCTACAGAATGTGGAGCTGGACCCAGAGGGAGTGGCCTTGGAGGCTCTTCCCGTCCAGGAGTCAGTGCACATAATGGAAGGTGTCTACTCTGAGTTGCACAGCGTGGTGGCTGAAGTGGGagtgcctgtgtctgtctcccactTTGATTTACATGAGGAGATGCTGTGGGTGGGGAGCCATGGG GGCCACGCCACGTCCTTCTTCGGTCCAGCTCTGGAGCGCTACTCATCCTTTCAGGTCAACGGCAGTGATGACATTCGGCAGATCCAGAGCCTGGAGAACGGTATCCTTTTCCTCACCAAGAACAACCTCAAGTACGTGGCCCGAGGGGGCCTCATTATATTTGACTACTT GCTGGATGAGAGCGAGGATCTGCACAGTCTCCTCCTGACGGACAACAACACACTGCTTGTTGGCGGGCTGCAGAACCACATTCTGGAGCTCGACTTGAATACTGTCCAGGAGACTCAAAAG TATGCAGTTGAGACCCCTGGAGTCACCATCATGAGACAGACAAATCGCTTCTTCTTCTGCGGCCACACGTCTGGCAAG GTTTCCCTGCGAGACCTCCGTAGTTTTAAAGTGGAGCATGAATTTGATGCCTTCTCAGGGAGTCTGTCAGATTTTGATGTTCATGGCAATCTGCTAGCTGCCTGTGGCTTCTCCAGCCGCCTCACCGGCCTGGCCTGTGACCGTTTCCTCAAGGTGTACGACCTGCGCATGATGCGTGCCATCACGCCGCTTCAAGTGCACGTGGATCCAGCCTTCTTGCGATTCATCCCCACGTACACTTCCCGCCTTGCTATCATCTCCCAGTCAG GTCAATGCCAGTTTTGTGAACCCACAGGCCTGGCCAACCCCGCTGACATCTTCCATGTGAATCCCGTGGGACCTTTGCTAATGACGTTTGATGTGTCAGCCAGCAAGCAGGCCCTGGCCTTTGGGGATTCCGAGGGCTGTGTGCATCTCTGGACTGATTCCCCTGAGCCGTCCTTCAACCCCTACTCCCGAGAGACTGAATTTGCTCTGCCCTGTCTTGTGGACTCTTTGCCTCCTCTGGACTGGAGTCAGGATCTGTTGCCGCTTTCCCTCATTCCCGTCCCACTTACCACGGACACGTTGCTCTCTGACTGGCCTGCTGCCAACTCTGCTCCTGCTCCCAG GCGAGCACCACCTGTGGATGCAGAAATTCTTCGAACTATGAAGAAAGTGGGCTTCATTGGCTATGCTCCCAACCCTCGCACCAGGCTGCGGAACCAG ATTCCCTATCGACTAAAGGAGTCAGACCATGAATTTGACAACTTGAGCCAAGTCACGGAGTCACCGACAGGACGAGAAGAGGAGCCTCTCCACACAGTCTCTAAGAAGTACCGGAAG GTAACCATCAAATATTCCAAGCTAGGACTGGAAGACTTTGACTTCAAGCACTACAACAAGACTCTGTTTGCTGGGCTAGAGCCTCACATCCCCAACGCCTACTGTAACTGCATGATCCAG gTGCTCTACTTCTTGGAGCCTGTTCGCTGTCTGATCCAGAACCACCTTTGCCAGAAGGAGTTCTGCCTGGCATGCGAGCTTGGCTTCCTCTTCCACATGCTAGACCTCTCTCGTGGCGATCCTTGTCAG GGCAGTAATTTCCTCCGAGCTTTCCGGACCATCCCCGAGGCCTCAGCACTGGGTCTCATCCTCGCTGACTCAGACGAGGCTTCAGGCAAAGGCAGTCTGGCCAGGCTCATCCAGAGGTGGAACCGCTTCATCCTCACCCAGCTGCACCAGGACATGCAGGAGCTGGAAGTGCCCCAGGCTTACCGAGGTGCTGGAGGCAG CAGTTTCTGCTCATCAGGGGACTCCATCATCGGGCAGCTGTTCAGCTGTGAGATGGAGAACTGCAGCCTCTGCCGCTGCGGCAGCGAGACCGTGCGGGCCTCGTCCACCCTGCTGTTCACGCTCTCCTACCCTGAGG ATAAAACCGGGAAGAACTATGAGTTTGCTCAGGTGCTGAAGCGAAGTATCTGCCTGGAGCAGAACACACAGGCCTGGTGTGACAACTGCGAGAAGTACCAGCCCACA ATTCAGACCCGCAACATCCGACATCTGCCCGATATTCTTGTCATTAATTGTGAAGTGAATAGTTCAAAAGAGGCTGATTTCTGGAGACTGCAAGCTGAG GTTGCCTTCAAAATAGCAGTGAAGAAGATTGGCGGGGAAATGAAGAGCAAGGAGTTTGCTTTAGCTGACCG GAAGGAACTGAGGAGCTCAGAGGGCTTTCTCTGTTGCTCCTCCATCGAGGAGCTGAAGAATGTCTGGCTTCCATTTTCCATCCGCATGAAGATGACCAAGAACAAAGGGCTGGATGTTTGCAACTGGACCGATGAGCATGAGGTGCAG TGGGGTCCAGCCAGGGCAGAGGAAGAGCATGGTGTCTATGTATATGACCTGATGGCTACTGTGGTACACATCCTGGACTCACGAACAGGAGGCAGCTTGGTGGCTCACATCAAAGTCGGCGAGACCTACCACCAGCGCAAGGAG GGTGTGACGCACCAGCAGTGGTATCTCTTCAATGACTTCCTTATTGAACCTATTGATAAG TATGAAGCCGTGCAGTTTGACATGAATTGGAAAGTACCCGCTATCCTGTATTATGTCAAAAGGAATCTCAATTCCAGATACAACCTGAACA TCAAGAACCCCATCGAGGCTAGCGTGCTGCTGGCAGAGGCCTCGCTGGCACGGAAGCAACGGAAAACACATACTACCTTCATTCCACTGATGCTGAATGAGATGCCGCAGGTGGGGGACCTGGTAGGCCTGGACGCTGAGTTTGTCACTCTTAATGAG GAAGAAGCAGAGTTACGCAGTGACGGCACCAAGTCCACCATTAAGCCCAGCCAGATGTCGGTTGCCAGGATCACCTGTGTTCGGGGCCAAGGGCCTAACGAGGGGATCCCCTTCATTGATGACTACATCTCCACGCAGGAGCAG GTAGTGGATTACTTGACGCAGTACTCCGGGATAAAGCCAGGGGACCTTGATGCCAAAATCTCCTCAAAGCACCTCACGACTCTCAAGTCGACCTACTTAAAGCTTCGCTTCCTCATCGACATTGGAGTCAAGTTTGTGGGTCACGGTCTGCAGAAGGACTTCCGGGTCATCAATCTCATG GTGCCCAAGGACCAAGTTCTTGATACAGTCTACCTGTTCCACATGCCCCGAAAACGAATGATTTCCCTACGATTCCTTGCTTGGTACTTTCTGG ACCTGAAGATTCAAGGTGAGACTCACGACAGCATTGAGGATGCCCGCACGGCCCTTCAGCTCTACCGCAAATATCTGGAGCTAAGCAAGAACGGCACTGAGCCCGAGTCCTTCCACAAGGTGCTCAAGGGTCTCTACGAGAAGGGCCGCAAGATGGACTGGAGGGTGCCTGAGCCCGAAAGCCAGACAAGTCCCAAGA ATGCAGCTGTCTTCTCCTCAGTGCTGGCACTGTGA
- the Pan2 gene encoding PAN2-PAN3 deadenylation complex catalytic subunit PAN2 isoform X6 yields the protein MNFEGLDPGLAEFSPAMHSTLDPVLDAHLNPSLLQNVELDPEGVALEALPVQESVHIMEGVYSELHSVVAEVGVPVSVSHFDLHEEMLWVGSHGGHATSFFGPALERYSSFQVNGSDDIRQIQSLENGILFLTKNNLKYVARGGLIIFDYLLDESEDLHSLLLTDNNTLLVGGLQNHILELDLNTVQETQKYAVETPGVTIMRQTNRFFFCGHTSGKVSLRDLRSFKVEHEFDAFSGSLSDFDVHGNLLAACGFSSRLTGLACDRFLKVYDLRMMRAITPLQVHVDPAFLRFIPTYTSRLAIISQSGQCQFCEPTGLANPADIFHVNPVGPLLMTFDVSASKQALAFGDSEGCVHLWTDSPEPSFNPYSRETEFALPCLVDSLPPLDWSQDLLPLSLIPVPLTTDTLLSDWPAANSAPAPRRAPPVDAEILRTMKKVGFIGYAPNPRTRLRNQIPYRLKESDHEFDNLSQVTESPTGREEEPLHTVSKKYRKVTIKYSKLGLEDFDFKHYNKTLFAGLEPHIPNAYCNCMIQVLYFLEPVRCLIQNHLCQKEFCLACELGFLFHMLDLSRGDPCQGSNFLRAFRTIPEASALGLILADSDEASGKGSLARLIQRWNRFILTQLHQDMQELEVPQAYRGAGGSSFCSSGDSIIGQLFSCEMENCSLCRCGSETVRASSTLLFTLSYPEGSICDKTGKNYEFAQVLKRSICLEQNTQAWCDNCEKYQPTIQTRNIRHLPDILVINCEVNSSKEADFWRLQAEVAFKIAVKKIGGEMKSKEFALADRKELRSSEGFLCCSSIEELKNVWLPFSIRMKMTKNKGLDVCNWTDEHEVQWGPARAEEEHGVYVYDLMATVVHILDSRTGGSLVAHIKVGETYHQRKEGVTHQQWYLFNDFLIEPIDKYEAVQFDMNWKVPAILYYVKRNLNSRYNLNIKNPIEASVLLAEASLARKQRKTHTTFIPLMLNEMPQVGDLVGLDAEFVTLNEEEAELRSDGTKSTIKPSQMSVARITCVRGQGPNEGIPFIDDYISTQEQVVDYLTQYSGIKPGDLDAKISSKHLTTLKSTYLKLRFLIDIGVKFVGHGLQKDFRVINLMVPKDQVLDTVYLFHMPRKRMISLRFLAWYFLDLKIQGETHDSIEDARTALQLYRKYLELSKNGTEPESFHKVLKGLYEKGRKMDWRVPEPESQTSPKNAAVFSSVLAL from the exons ATGAACTTTGAGGGTCTGGATCCTGGACTGGCCGAATTTTCCCCAGCTATGCATTCTACCCTGGACCCAGTCCTGGATGCCCACCTGAATCCAAGTTTGCTACAGAATGTGGAGCTGGACCCAGAGGGAGTGGCCTTGGAGGCTCTTCCCGTCCAGGAGTCAGTGCACATAATGGAAGGTGTCTACTCTGAGTTGCACAGCGTGGTGGCTGAAGTGGGagtgcctgtgtctgtctcccactTTGATTTACATGAGGAGATGCTGTGGGTGGGGAGCCATGGG GGCCACGCCACGTCCTTCTTCGGTCCAGCTCTGGAGCGCTACTCATCCTTTCAGGTCAACGGCAGTGATGACATTCGGCAGATCCAGAGCCTGGAGAACGGTATCCTTTTCCTCACCAAGAACAACCTCAAGTACGTGGCCCGAGGGGGCCTCATTATATTTGACTACTT GCTGGATGAGAGCGAGGATCTGCACAGTCTCCTCCTGACGGACAACAACACACTGCTTGTTGGCGGGCTGCAGAACCACATTCTGGAGCTCGACTTGAATACTGTCCAGGAGACTCAAAAG TATGCAGTTGAGACCCCTGGAGTCACCATCATGAGACAGACAAATCGCTTCTTCTTCTGCGGCCACACGTCTGGCAAG GTTTCCCTGCGAGACCTCCGTAGTTTTAAAGTGGAGCATGAATTTGATGCCTTCTCAGGGAGTCTGTCAGATTTTGATGTTCATGGCAATCTGCTAGCTGCCTGTGGCTTCTCCAGCCGCCTCACCGGCCTGGCCTGTGACCGTTTCCTCAAGGTGTACGACCTGCGCATGATGCGTGCCATCACGCCGCTTCAAGTGCACGTGGATCCAGCCTTCTTGCGATTCATCCCCACGTACACTTCCCGCCTTGCTATCATCTCCCAGTCAG GTCAATGCCAGTTTTGTGAACCCACAGGCCTGGCCAACCCCGCTGACATCTTCCATGTGAATCCCGTGGGACCTTTGCTAATGACGTTTGATGTGTCAGCCAGCAAGCAGGCCCTGGCCTTTGGGGATTCCGAGGGCTGTGTGCATCTCTGGACTGATTCCCCTGAGCCGTCCTTCAACCCCTACTCCCGAGAGACTGAATTTGCTCTGCCCTGTCTTGTGGACTCTTTGCCTCCTCTGGACTGGAGTCAGGATCTGTTGCCGCTTTCCCTCATTCCCGTCCCACTTACCACGGACACGTTGCTCTCTGACTGGCCTGCTGCCAACTCTGCTCCTGCTCCCAG GCGAGCACCACCTGTGGATGCAGAAATTCTTCGAACTATGAAGAAAGTGGGCTTCATTGGCTATGCTCCCAACCCTCGCACCAGGCTGCGGAACCAG ATTCCCTATCGACTAAAGGAGTCAGACCATGAATTTGACAACTTGAGCCAAGTCACGGAGTCACCGACAGGACGAGAAGAGGAGCCTCTCCACACAGTCTCTAAGAAGTACCGGAAG GTAACCATCAAATATTCCAAGCTAGGACTGGAAGACTTTGACTTCAAGCACTACAACAAGACTCTGTTTGCTGGGCTAGAGCCTCACATCCCCAACGCCTACTGTAACTGCATGATCCAG gTGCTCTACTTCTTGGAGCCTGTTCGCTGTCTGATCCAGAACCACCTTTGCCAGAAGGAGTTCTGCCTGGCATGCGAGCTTGGCTTCCTCTTCCACATGCTAGACCTCTCTCGTGGCGATCCTTGTCAG GGCAGTAATTTCCTCCGAGCTTTCCGGACCATCCCCGAGGCCTCAGCACTGGGTCTCATCCTCGCTGACTCAGACGAGGCTTCAGGCAAAGGCAGTCTGGCCAGGCTCATCCAGAGGTGGAACCGCTTCATCCTCACCCAGCTGCACCAGGACATGCAGGAGCTGGAAGTGCCCCAGGCTTACCGAGGTGCTGGAGGCAG CAGTTTCTGCTCATCAGGGGACTCCATCATCGGGCAGCTGTTCAGCTGTGAGATGGAGAACTGCAGCCTCTGCCGCTGCGGCAGCGAGACCGTGCGGGCCTCGTCCACCCTGCTGTTCACGCTCTCCTACCCTGAGGGTAGCATCTGTG ATAAAACCGGGAAGAACTATGAGTTTGCTCAGGTGCTGAAGCGAAGTATCTGCCTGGAGCAGAACACACAGGCCTGGTGTGACAACTGCGAGAAGTACCAGCCCACA ATTCAGACCCGCAACATCCGACATCTGCCCGATATTCTTGTCATTAATTGTGAAGTGAATAGTTCAAAAGAGGCTGATTTCTGGAGACTGCAAGCTGAG GTTGCCTTCAAAATAGCAGTGAAGAAGATTGGCGGGGAAATGAAGAGCAAGGAGTTTGCTTTAGCTGACCG GAAGGAACTGAGGAGCTCAGAGGGCTTTCTCTGTTGCTCCTCCATCGAGGAGCTGAAGAATGTCTGGCTTCCATTTTCCATCCGCATGAAGATGACCAAGAACAAAGGGCTGGATGTTTGCAACTGGACCGATGAGCATGAGGTGCAG TGGGGTCCAGCCAGGGCAGAGGAAGAGCATGGTGTCTATGTATATGACCTGATGGCTACTGTGGTACACATCCTGGACTCACGAACAGGAGGCAGCTTGGTGGCTCACATCAAAGTCGGCGAGACCTACCACCAGCGCAAGGAG GGTGTGACGCACCAGCAGTGGTATCTCTTCAATGACTTCCTTATTGAACCTATTGATAAG TATGAAGCCGTGCAGTTTGACATGAATTGGAAAGTACCCGCTATCCTGTATTATGTCAAAAGGAATCTCAATTCCAGATACAACCTGAACA TCAAGAACCCCATCGAGGCTAGCGTGCTGCTGGCAGAGGCCTCGCTGGCACGGAAGCAACGGAAAACACATACTACCTTCATTCCACTGATGCTGAATGAGATGCCGCAGGTGGGGGACCTGGTAGGCCTGGACGCTGAGTTTGTCACTCTTAATGAG GAAGAAGCAGAGTTACGCAGTGACGGCACCAAGTCCACCATTAAGCCCAGCCAGATGTCGGTTGCCAGGATCACCTGTGTTCGGGGCCAAGGGCCTAACGAGGGGATCCCCTTCATTGATGACTACATCTCCACGCAGGAGCAG GTAGTGGATTACTTGACGCAGTACTCCGGGATAAAGCCAGGGGACCTTGATGCCAAAATCTCCTCAAAGCACCTCACGACTCTCAAGTCGACCTACTTAAAGCTTCGCTTCCTCATCGACATTGGAGTCAAGTTTGTGGGTCACGGTCTGCAGAAGGACTTCCGGGTCATCAATCTCATG GTGCCCAAGGACCAAGTTCTTGATACAGTCTACCTGTTCCACATGCCCCGAAAACGAATGATTTCCCTACGATTCCTTGCTTGGTACTTTCTGG ACCTGAAGATTCAAGGTGAGACTCACGACAGCATTGAGGATGCCCGCACGGCCCTTCAGCTCTACCGCAAATATCTGGAGCTAAGCAAGAACGGCACTGAGCCCGAGTCCTTCCACAAGGTGCTCAAGGGTCTCTACGAGAAGGGCCGCAAGATGGACTGGAGGGTGCCTGAGCCCGAAAGCCAGACAAGTCCCAAGA ATGCAGCTGTCTTCTCCTCAGTGCTGGCACTGTGA